Genomic segment of Streptomyces longhuiensis:
CGGTCGCCGTGGCGCTCGGCTTCGGTTTCGCGCTGACCTTCGGCTCGCAGGAGCTGACGTTCGAGGCGCAGGAGGCGCTCGGCGGTTCGCTGTCGATCGTCGCCGTGTGCCTGGTGACGTGGATGGTCTTCTGGATGCGGCGTACGGCGCGGCACCTGAAGTCGGAGCTGCACGGCAAGCTGGACGCGGCGCTCCAGATGGGCACGGCCGCGCTGGTCGCGACCGCGTTCCTGGCGGTGGGCCGTGAGGGTCTGGAGACCGCCCTGTTCGTATGGGCGTCGGTGCGCGCGTCGAACGACGGCACGCACGGGCCGCTGATCGGTGTCCTGCTGGGCCTGCTGACGGCCGTCGTCCTCGGCTGGCTGTTCTACCGGGGCGCCCTGCGGATCAACCTGGCGAAGTTCTTCACGTGGACCGGCGGCATGCTGGTGATCGTGGCGGCGGGCGTCCTCGCGTACGGCGTGCACGACCTCCAGGAGGCGCAGTTCCTGGGCGGCCTGTCCAGCAAGGCGTTCGACGTCAGCGCGACGATTCCGCCGGACAGCTGGTACGGCACGCTCCTCAAGGGCGTGTTCAACTTCCAGCCCGATCCGACGGTCCTCCAAGTCGTCGTCTGGCTGCTGTACTTGATCCCGACGCTCGCGGTGTTCCTCGCGCCCGCCGGTTTCCTGTCCCGGAAGGCGAAGTCCGAGGCACAGTCGCCCCGCGAGTCCGCCAAAGCCTGATCCGGACGCTCGCGCCGCTCCCCTCCCCGATAGGGTTCGGGCCCGGGAAGGGGAAGGTGAAGAGAACCGATGAGCAAGCTCCTCCGCAGGCCTCGTGGTCTCAGGAAGCCGGTTACGGCGGTGGCCCTCGCGACCGCCGTGGCGCTGACGGCGAGCGGGTGTGTGACGGTGCACGGGGAGCGGGAGGTCCTCCCGGCGGCCACCAAGGCCGAGGCCGCCCGCGCCCTGAAGGATTTCACCACCGCGTACAACAAGGCCGACAAGGCGTACGACGGGTCCCTCGACGAGGACCATGTGACGGGCGCGCTCGGCGCGATCGACGCCGCCAAGCTGAAGGCCGGGCACACCAATTACCCCGACGGCAACCCCAACCACTCGGATCTGGAGCTGTCGGACGCCGAGTTCACCATCCCCAAGAAGGCGGGCTGGCCCCGCTGGTTCGTCGCGAACACGAAGGCGAACCGGGGCGGCGACTTCCGGTGGATGCTCGTCTTCACCCGCGACGATGTGAACCGGCCCTGGCGGGTGGCGTA
This window contains:
- the efeU gene encoding iron uptake transporter permease EfeU, with the protein product MFGNYLIGLREGLEASLVVCILIAYLVKTDRRDALRPIWIGIAIAVAVALGFGFALTFGSQELTFEAQEALGGSLSIVAVCLVTWMVFWMRRTARHLKSELHGKLDAALQMGTAALVATAFLAVGREGLETALFVWASVRASNDGTHGPLIGVLLGLLTAVVLGWLFYRGALRINLAKFFTWTGGMLVIVAAGVLAYGVHDLQEAQFLGGLSSKAFDVSATIPPDSWYGTLLKGVFNFQPDPTVLQVVVWLLYLIPTLAVFLAPAGFLSRKAKSEAQSPRESAKA